TCTATCGACCAAAGGAGCATCAAAATGGCTAAAATTCCTGTTCTCGAAATATTTGGACCTACGATTCAAGGTGAAGGCAGAGTAATCGGACGTAAGACGATGTTTGTAAGAACGGCTGGTTGTGATTATCGTTGTAGTTGGTGTGATTCTAGTTTTACTTGGGACGGAAGCGCAAAAGAAGATATTCGCATGATGACTGCCGAAGAAATTTATTCAGAGCTATATGAAATTGGTGGAGACATGTTTAATCATGTAACTATTTCAGGCGGTAATCCTGCACTGATTAAAGGTATTCAAGAGCTAGTAGATTTGTTTGAAACAAAAAATATTTATAGTGCATTGGAAACCCAAGGCAGTAAATTCCAACCATGGATGACACAAATCGACGACTTAACTATTAGTCCAAAACCCCCTAGTTCTAAAATGAAACCTAATTTATTAGTCTTAGATGAAGTCATCGAACAATGTAAACATGACACTTTGAATTTAAAAGTAGTTATATTTGATGATGAAGATTATGACTTTGCTAAAATGATTCATCACCGCTACCCATCCATACCATTTTATTTACAAGTAGGTAATCCATATTTAGACGGTGAACACGTAGCGCAACATACTGAAAAACTTTTATCGTTATATGAAGATCTTGTCACTCGTGTTATGGAAAGTAGCGATATGAACAATGTCTATGTTTTACCTCAACTTCATACATTATTGTGGAGTAATAAAAAAGGGGTATAGTCCCCTTTTTGAGCATATTATACTAACTTTTACGCTATGTTATTAAAATATATTCATTTTACAACTACGATTGGCTACTTATACTATTTATCGCAATTAATAATTTATAGTGCTTAATTACTTGGATTGTAGAATGTTTTAATAATGCAAACACTAACAAAAGATAAAAGTTTACAATATTTATTGTTATTAAATGCTTAATGTGACATATATTGGTATAATACTGCAATGAACTATTAATGTAAGGAGACCAAAATGCTAATATCTATTATCATCAACATATTAGTTACAGTCGTCATATTAAGTTTTGACCTGTTTCGCCAGAATTTTAAACAACTTAAGTATAGCTCTATTCTCATTGCAATTACTGTTAATGGTCTTATTAATTTATTTATAAGCGGTGAATATGATTTTATAACATTCACTTTTATATTGTCATTAATTATTTGGACACTATTACAACTGTACATAAATAATAAAGTTCGCGTCTTATTTATTGAAGATCAAAAATTCATAGCAGCTGTACTTACAATTATTTTAAGCACATCTACTATTCTTGCTTACGATACGAGCCACGACTCCTATTATATGTCAGTCCCATATCTAGCACCCACCATTTCATTGATTGGCGCAATATTGCTCTTCTACAGTACATTTAAACCTACTGAACAAGCACAATTGCCCTTTATTAAACGCGTGAAAAATCCAATTTTAGTTGGCCATATACTTTATATTATATCCTTTGCGGTAATGATGTTATTGACACCATATTGGTATGCCTTCATTTTAATATACATCATTTTCATTTTATTTATTTTATGGCAAAAGATATTTAAAAATTAAAATGATTATTTAATTTACTTTAGTGGTATATATAAATAATAATTAAGTTACAAAAAGGAGGCCGATTTTTATGGGCTTTATACTCATGTTAATCGTCGGCGGTTTAATAGGTTGGATCGCTGGTGGCATTTTAGGTAAAGATATTCCTGGAGGTATTCTTGGTAATATAATCGCTGGTATTGTAGGTTCAGCTTTAGGTTCTTGGTTACTAGGTGATTGGGGCTGGCATTTAGGTGGCATCGCTGTCTTCCCAGCATTGATTGGTACAATCATACTAGTAGCTGTTGTGTCATTTGTAATTGGTAAATTACGTAAAAAATAACACATGCATAAATAAGAGTTCGAGACATAATTCTTAACTCGAATTAAATAACACCTCATTCTACTGATTTATTCAGTAAAAATGAGGTGTTATTTTTTATAATCTACGATTTTATTCGTGCATGCTTGCCTTGATTTAGGATAGTATGGCTCGAGTCTGTAGTCTCTCACTCATACGATTCCCTTAGGCGTCAACACTTTACAAAATCGCTACAAATTCACAGTTCTTTTTATCATATGATATTTTTCCGAATCCCACAGATACTAGAATTTTAATCCCATTTTTAAATAACATCAAAAATAACTATTTTGATTTACCTGAGTACATTGTTGCAGATGCTGGTTATGGTAGTGAACAAAACTATAAAAATGTATTAGATTTGTTTAATCGAACACCACTCATAACATATAGTATGTATTTAAAAGAACAAACGAAGCAATATAAAGAAAATGCATTTAACACTCAAAATTGGACTTACGATGAAATCAAAGATGAGTTCATATGTCCTGACAATCGTAGATTGCCATTTAAGAGATATGCTTACCGAATTAATAAGTATAATTACCAACGTGATTTTAAATTATATGAATGTAAAAACTGTAGTAATTGTGACTTATTTAACTTATGTCGAAAAAATGCATATCAAACTACAAATTAAAAAATTATGAAAAAATAATATGTGGGAATACTTCAAATATGACTCAAAAGTTGCTTTCAAATCCTGAAACTGAAAAAATCCACAAAGAAAGATAGATGTAGAACCCGTTTTCGGATATTTGAAGACTATTTTGGGTTTCACTCGTATGTAATTACGGGGGGACTCCAAAGTAAAACGCGAACTTGGAATTGCCTTAATGTCAACAAATATAAGAAAAATGGTAGCTCTAAGAGCTACTAAAAATACTTTGAAAATGAAATACAGTGGAAATTCAATTTTACTAATGAATTTCCACTGTATTTTTACTTTCTAGAATATTTCTGTCCCGGACTCATTATTTAAAATCTTATACTTATATCAGACATGACTAGTGATAACCTATAGTCATTTATTATCAATAGTCGCCTTATTTGATTGACGTCTTGCAGTTTCTTCAAGGTCTTGTGTATAACCCGCATCCATTTGTGCGTCATCTTTAGACTTATCAGTAATATTCGTTGCTAATACGATATATTTAGGTCTTCGTTTTACTTCGTAATAAATTCGGCCAATATATTCTCCGATGATTCCGATAGAAATGAGTTGAATACCACCAAGCAGTAGAATGGCAGCAATAGTTGAGAAATAACCCGGCGTATCTATACCATCAATTAAAATACCGCAAAAAATGTATATAATATATAACAAACTAATAAGAGAAACAAACAAACCTAAATATATTACTGCTCTTAACGGTTTATTGTTAAAAGAAATAAGTCCATCAATTGCATAATTTAATAAATTGCCAAATGACCATTTGGATTCGCCTTCTTCTCGTTCAACATTTTCATAGGTGAAGACTTTTGTATTATAACCAATCCATTCATATAATCCTTTGGAAAATCGATTATATTCCTCTAATGAAGCAATAGATTTTACCGCCCTATTACTTAACAATCTGAAATCACCGACACCATCTTCGAGATTAATATCTACAAAATAATTAATTAATTTATAGTAACTACGTGTCAGTAATTTTCTTGGTTTTTTCTCACCTTCACGATTACGTTTAGCAATGACTTGATCATAGCCATCCAAATAACCTTCTATCATTTGAGGTATGAATTCAGGAGGATGTTGTAAATCCGCATCTATCATAATTACAGCATCACAGTCAGTACTATATTGATAACCTGCAAGCATGGCAGACTCTTTACCAAAATTCCTACTAAATGAAATAAACTTAATGTGTTGGTCTTTATTGGCAATATCTTGAATATAATTTACAGTAGAATCTTTACTACCATCATCGACAAACAGTAATTCATAGTTATATTGTCGTCGTTCACTATCTTGCGCTAACACTTCAGTTAATCGCTCATAGGTTTTTACAATGTTTTCACCTTCATTATAACAAGGTACAATGACCCTTACGTTCATACATTTGCCACCCTCATTCTCTATTTTTACTTACATTTCCAATCCCTATACCATAGTTATAATAAGCCTATTTACACTAACTTCAAAGTTGTGTTCGCCTGTTCTAAAAGTAAAATTGATACTTATAATTTTTTCAAAAGTATATTTATTTTAGCAAATTAAGTCTTATAGCTAAATTAAATCATTCTAGTACCTTTGTTTTATTTCTCAATATTTTGCTTCAGTTATGCAGTTATTTTAACGTGCCGATACGTACATCATTAGGATTCTTACCTTGGCGTTGATTTTTATTTAAACTATCAATTTCTGCGATATCTGTCAGTTCTAAATTAAAGTCTAAAATATTATAATTTTCTTTAATACGTGCTGGGGTTTTTGATTTTGGTATCACCAATCTATTATGTGCTAAATGCCATCTAAGTACTATTTGAGCGGGTGTCTTATCATATGATTTAGCAATATCCACAATTATCGGATGATCTAATAAGCCTTTATTTCTCATTAGCGGCATCCAAGCTGTTACTGCAATATCCTTTTCATCACAATATGCTTGTAACTCATGTTGATTGAAATAAGGGTGTACTTCGATTTGATTGACTGCTGGCGTAACTTTAGTTTCTTTCATTAAAGTTTCTAAATGATGCTGTTCGAAATTACATACACCAATGGCTTTTATTTTTCCTTCTTCATATAACTCTTCCATTACTTTGTAACTTTCAATAAATAGTCCATCTTCTTCACATGGCCAATGTATTAAATATAAATCTAAATAATCTGTTCCTAAATTTTTTAAAGTTTTATTAAAGTATTCTTTTGTACTATCGTAACCTTGATAATCATTCCATAATTTAGAAGTTATAAATAAGTCTTCTCTATCGATATCAGTACTACGTAAAGCTTGTCCTAAAGCTTGTTCATTACCATAAAAGTATGCTGTATCAAAAGCACGATAACCAGCTTCTAATGCACTATGGACAGCTACCTCCATCTCCTCATCGGTAATTTTATATACACCTAAACCAATTTTAGGCATAGGGTAACCGTTGTTTAAATAATATGTGTCATTGCCCATAGCTATTCTCCTCTCAATCAATAAAAATATTAAATTAATACATTTACTATATTTCCAGTTTTTATAAATTTAATCATTACGATTTCACTACAATAATTATTTTTAAGTAAAAATATAATACTACTTTTTATTGT
The Staphylococcus kloosii genome window above contains:
- a CDS encoding GlsB/YeaQ/YmgE family stress response membrane protein, with amino-acid sequence MGFILMLIVGGLIGWIAGGILGKDIPGGILGNIIAGIVGSALGSWLLGDWGWHLGGIAVFPALIGTIILVAVVSFVIGKLRKK
- a CDS encoding glycosyltransferase family 2 protein, translating into MNVRVIVPCYNEGENIVKTYERLTEVLAQDSERRQYNYELLFVDDGSKDSTVNYIQDIANKDQHIKFISFSRNFGKESAMLAGYQYSTDCDAVIMIDADLQHPPEFIPQMIEGYLDGYDQVIAKRNREGEKKPRKLLTRSYYKLINYFVDINLEDGVGDFRLLSNRAVKSIASLEEYNRFSKGLYEWIGYNTKVFTYENVEREEGESKWSFGNLLNYAIDGLISFNNKPLRAVIYLGLFVSLISLLYIIYIFCGILIDGIDTPGYFSTIAAILLLGGIQLISIGIIGEYIGRIYYEVKRRPKYIVLATNITDKSKDDAQMDAGYTQDLEETARRQSNKATIDNK
- a CDS encoding aldo/keto reductase, producing MGNDTYYLNNGYPMPKIGLGVYKITDEEMEVAVHSALEAGYRAFDTAYFYGNEQALGQALRSTDIDREDLFITSKLWNDYQGYDSTKEYFNKTLKNLGTDYLDLYLIHWPCEEDGLFIESYKVMEELYEEGKIKAIGVCNFEQHHLETLMKETKVTPAVNQIEVHPYFNQHELQAYCDEKDIAVTAWMPLMRNKGLLDHPIIVDIAKSYDKTPAQIVLRWHLAHNRLVIPKSKTPARIKENYNILDFNLELTDIAEIDSLNKNQRQGKNPNDVRIGTLK
- the queE gene encoding 7-carboxy-7-deazaguanine synthase QueE; the encoded protein is MAKIPVLEIFGPTIQGEGRVIGRKTMFVRTAGCDYRCSWCDSSFTWDGSAKEDIRMMTAEEIYSELYEIGGDMFNHVTISGGNPALIKGIQELVDLFETKNIYSALETQGSKFQPWMTQIDDLTISPKPPSSKMKPNLLVLDEVIEQCKHDTLNLKVVIFDDEDYDFAKMIHHRYPSIPFYLQVGNPYLDGEHVAQHTEKLLSLYEDLVTRVMESSDMNNVYVLPQLHTLLWSNKKGV